The following proteins are encoded in a genomic region of Sphingopyxis sp. YF1:
- a CDS encoding porin has product MRPLFTAALLATSMFTLPTAAHAQAMTAEEAAALRAELAALKAQVQTLEARLDAAAVAPAPAATPAPVPAPATPPATAKPATEIAWKGAPEIRTADGWSFKPRGRVQVDVAGIDAPAGVLGNRGGTATEFRRVYLGVDGKIPGGFSYRVEADVANSEVELTDVYLTYGPGPVSVTVGQVKPFWGLDELTSDLFTSHLERAAFASAFGFERRVGLSAQYKGKAVLLQGGVFGDNARDLTDSNHAIGVDARAVWMPKFGETQLHLGGSIHYRDPNNPAAIGRYRARPFVHTTDVRLVDTGELDVDSERGLGVEGALITGPFHAAAEGYWQKVQRTGAADPTFFGGYAEVGMVLTGGDRRGYKDGAFDRLKPSNPITAGGIGAIEVNARYDYLDLNDAGLVGGRQRTGLMSLVWAPVEYVRLTASYGRVRVEDARIAAAGGDRDYSADTFGLRTQIDF; this is encoded by the coding sequence ATGCGTCCTCTTTTTACTGCCGCGCTGCTCGCAACCTCGATGTTCACGCTGCCGACCGCGGCGCACGCGCAGGCGATGACCGCCGAGGAGGCGGCCGCGCTGCGCGCCGAACTCGCGGCGCTGAAAGCCCAGGTCCAGACGCTCGAGGCACGGCTCGACGCGGCGGCGGTTGCCCCGGCGCCCGCTGCGACGCCCGCACCCGTTCCGGCTCCGGCGACGCCGCCTGCCACCGCGAAGCCCGCGACCGAAATCGCGTGGAAGGGCGCACCCGAAATCCGCACCGCCGACGGCTGGAGCTTCAAGCCGCGCGGGCGCGTGCAGGTCGACGTCGCGGGGATCGACGCCCCGGCGGGCGTGCTCGGCAATCGCGGCGGCACCGCGACCGAATTCCGCCGCGTCTATCTTGGCGTCGACGGCAAGATTCCCGGCGGCTTTTCCTATCGCGTCGAGGCCGATGTCGCGAACAGCGAGGTCGAACTGACCGATGTCTATCTGACCTATGGTCCGGGCCCGGTCTCGGTCACCGTGGGGCAGGTCAAACCTTTCTGGGGGCTCGACGAGCTGACGAGCGACCTGTTCACCAGCCATCTCGAACGCGCCGCCTTTGCCTCGGCCTTCGGCTTCGAGCGCCGCGTCGGCCTGTCGGCGCAGTACAAGGGCAAGGCGGTGTTGCTGCAGGGCGGCGTGTTCGGCGACAATGCGCGCGACCTGACCGACAGCAACCATGCGATCGGGGTCGATGCGCGCGCGGTGTGGATGCCCAAATTCGGCGAGACCCAGCTGCATCTCGGCGGCTCGATCCATTACCGCGACCCGAACAACCCCGCGGCGATCGGGCGCTATCGCGCGCGGCCGTTCGTCCACACGACCGACGTCCGCCTGGTCGATACGGGCGAACTCGACGTCGACAGCGAGCGCGGGCTGGGGGTCGAAGGCGCGCTGATCACCGGTCCGTTCCACGCCGCGGCCGAGGGCTATTGGCAAAAAGTGCAGCGCACCGGCGCCGCCGACCCGACCTTCTTCGGCGGCTATGCCGAGGTCGGCATGGTGCTGACCGGCGGCGACCGGCGCGGATACAAGGACGGCGCCTTCGACCGGCTCAAGCCGTCGAACCCGATCACCGCGGGCGGCATCGGCGCGATCGAGGTCAATGCACGCTATGACTATCTCGACCTCAACGACGCCGGGCTGGTCGGCGGGCGGCAACGGACGGGGCTCATGTCGCTGGTGTGGGCGCCGGTCGAATATGTCCGCCTGACCGCGAGCTACGGCCGCGTGCGGGTCGAGGATGCGCGCATCGCCGCGGCGGGCGGCGACCGCGACTATTCGGCGGATACCTTCGGGCTCAGGACGCAGATCGATTTCTGA
- the phoB gene encoding phosphate regulon transcriptional regulator PhoB, translating to MPQPDLLLIEDDEAIAELIVWHFAREGFSVRQTPDGEQALILVEERVPDIVLLDWMIESLPGIEVCRRLRRNPKSANVPIIMLTARGEEEDRIRGLETGADDYVTKPFSPRELVARVSAVLRRLRPALAGELLAYADIELDSVAHKVVRGGQIVNMGPTEFRLLRHFMEHPGRVFSRGQLLDSVWGQDSDIELRTVDVHIRRLRKAINLPGTADIIRTVRSAGYALDAGKSI from the coding sequence ATGCCGCAGCCCGACCTGCTGCTGATCGAGGATGACGAGGCGATCGCCGAGCTCATCGTCTGGCATTTCGCGCGCGAGGGTTTCTCGGTCCGCCAGACCCCCGACGGCGAACAGGCGCTGATCCTCGTCGAGGAACGCGTCCCCGACATCGTCCTGCTCGACTGGATGATCGAGAGCCTGCCCGGGATCGAGGTCTGCCGGCGCCTCCGCCGCAACCCCAAATCGGCGAACGTGCCGATCATCATGCTCACCGCGCGCGGCGAGGAAGAGGATCGCATCCGCGGGCTCGAGACCGGCGCCGACGATTATGTCACCAAGCCGTTCAGCCCGCGCGAGCTGGTCGCGCGCGTGTCGGCGGTGCTGCGCCGCCTGCGCCCCGCGCTCGCCGGCGAGCTGCTCGCCTATGCCGACATCGAACTCGATTCGGTCGCGCACAAGGTCGTGCGCGGCGGGCAGATCGTGAACATGGGGCCGACCGAATTCCGCCTGCTGCGCCATTTCATGGAGCATCCGGGCCGCGTCTTCTCGCGCGGGCAGCTGCTCGACAGCGTGTGGGGACAGGACAGCGACATCGAACTGCGCACGGTCGATGTCCACATCCGGCGCCTGCGCAAGGCGATCAACCTGCCCGGCACCGCGGACATCATCCGCACCGTGCGATCGGCAGGCTATGCACTCGATGCGGGCAAGAGCATCTGA
- the phoU gene encoding phosphate signaling complex protein PhoU — protein sequence MALTNDHTVKAFDEDLNRLRGLISEMGGRAEQALLQAMTALSKGDLDLAAQVVRDDKKIDALESEVEQLAVQTIALRAPMADDLREMIAALKIVSVVERIGDYAKNIAKRVALMDQTRSIEAIPLLISMSNIVVELVHDALDSFAARDADLAVRVTVRDKIVDDFYNSIFRTLVTFMMENPKYISESAHLLFVAKNLERMGDHATNIAEMVYYVVTGERMEERERGEQPEDGAAEQEQG from the coding sequence ATGGCATTAACCAATGATCATACCGTCAAGGCCTTCGACGAGGATCTGAACCGCCTGCGCGGGCTGATCAGCGAGATGGGCGGCCGCGCCGAACAGGCGCTGCTCCAGGCGATGACCGCGCTGAGCAAGGGCGACCTCGACCTCGCGGCGCAGGTCGTCCGCGACGACAAGAAGATCGACGCGCTCGAAAGCGAGGTTGAACAGCTCGCGGTCCAGACGATCGCGCTGCGCGCGCCAATGGCCGACGATCTGCGCGAGATGATCGCCGCGCTCAAGATCGTCTCGGTCGTCGAGCGGATCGGCGACTATGCGAAGAATATCGCGAAGCGCGTCGCGCTGATGGACCAGACGCGCTCGATCGAGGCGATCCCGCTGCTGATCTCGATGTCGAACATCGTCGTCGAACTGGTCCACGACGCGCTCGACAGCTTCGCGGCGCGCGATGCCGACCTCGCGGTGCGGGTGACGGTGCGCGACAAGATCGTCGACGATTTCTACAACAGCATCTTCCGCACGCTCGTCACCTTCATGATGGAAAATCCGAAATATATCTCGGAAAGCGCGCATCTGCTCTTCGTCGCCAAGAACCTCGAACGCATGGGCGACCATGCGACCAACATCGCCGAGATGGTCTATTATGTCGTCACCGGCGAGCGGATGGAGGAACGCGAGCGCGGCGAACAGCCCGAAGACGGCGCCGCGGAGCAGGAGCAAGGCTGA
- the pstB gene encoding phosphate ABC transporter ATP-binding protein PstB, translated as MTQEDLTILDPKMTARGIDVFYGQKQAINNVSIDVGTDLVTAFIGPSGCGKSTFLRSLNRMNDTVAGARVTGTILLDGEDIYAPSMDVVQLRARVGMVFQKPNPFPKSIYDNVAYGPRIHGLAPAKADLDGVVERALTRAGLWDEVKDRLGESGTALSGGQQQRLCIARAIAVDPEVILMDEPCSALDPIATAKIEELIHELRGKFAIVIVTHNMQQAARVSQRTAFFHLGTLVEYGKTTDIFTNPKQERTKDYITGRYG; from the coding sequence ATGACCCAAGAAGACCTGACCATCCTCGACCCCAAGATGACCGCGCGCGGCATCGACGTCTTCTATGGCCAGAAGCAGGCGATCAACAATGTGTCGATCGACGTCGGCACCGACCTGGTCACCGCCTTCATCGGCCCGTCGGGCTGCGGCAAGTCGACCTTCCTGCGCTCGCTCAACCGGATGAACGACACCGTCGCCGGCGCGCGCGTGACCGGAACGATCCTGCTCGACGGCGAGGATATCTACGCCCCCTCGATGGACGTGGTGCAGCTGCGCGCGCGCGTCGGCATGGTGTTCCAGAAGCCGAACCCCTTCCCCAAGTCGATCTACGACAATGTCGCCTATGGCCCGCGCATCCACGGCCTCGCGCCGGCGAAGGCCGACCTCGACGGCGTCGTCGAACGCGCGCTGACCCGCGCGGGCCTCTGGGACGAGGTCAAGGACCGGCTCGGCGAGAGCGGCACCGCGCTGTCGGGCGGCCAGCAGCAGCGTCTGTGCATCGCGCGCGCGATCGCGGTCGACCCCGAGGTCATCCTGATGGACGAGCCCTGTTCGGCGCTCGACCCGATCGCGACCGCCAAGATCGAGGAACTGATCCACGAACTGCGCGGCAAGTTCGCGATCGTGATCGTCACGCACAACATGCAGCAGGCGGCGCGCGTGTCGCAGCGCACCGCCTTCTTCCACCTCGGGACGCTGGTCGAATATGGCAAGACCACCGACATCTTCACCAACCCGAAGCAGGAACGCACCAAGGATTATATCACCGGCCGCTACGGCTGA
- the pstA gene encoding phosphate ABC transporter permease PstA, which yields MNRDTSPTDWKGAAMQKRIAGRYAAERRFRLFGLGAVLLSGLFLAFLLFVMVGNGLRGFTYTNVAVPVDFSAMPLTVDPARLSDPDADQMIAGAGLSDIVAFAADEALGDGGAALISENAWKEVRSAIKDDPELLRGKTLFHLPAASAVDVIAKDGGKGELAARVDALERDGKLSTGIHWPFFRNADATDPAVAGIWGALKGSVLTIFIAFLIAFPTGVLAALYLEEYAPKNRWTDLIEVSINNLAAVPSIIFGLLALAVFINWFGLCQASPLVGGLTLALMTMPVIVIASRNAIKAVPPSIRDAALGVGASPVQVVFHHVLPLALPGILTGTIIGMARALGETAPLLLVGMRAFIGDVPGGICSPSTVLPMQIFLWSDEVDRGFVEKTSAAIIVLLIVLLSMNALAIYLRNKFEKRW from the coding sequence ATGAATAGGGACACCTCCCCGACCGACTGGAAGGGCGCGGCGATGCAGAAGCGCATCGCGGGCCGCTACGCCGCCGAGCGCCGTTTCCGGCTGTTCGGGCTGGGCGCGGTGCTGCTCTCGGGCCTCTTCCTCGCCTTCCTGCTGTTCGTGATGGTGGGGAACGGCCTGCGCGGCTTTACCTACACCAATGTCGCGGTGCCGGTCGATTTCAGCGCGATGCCGCTGACGGTCGACCCGGCGCGGCTGTCGGACCCCGACGCCGACCAGATGATCGCGGGCGCCGGCCTTTCCGATATCGTCGCCTTTGCCGCCGACGAGGCGCTGGGCGACGGCGGCGCGGCGCTGATCAGCGAGAATGCGTGGAAGGAAGTCCGCAGCGCGATCAAGGACGATCCCGAACTGCTGCGCGGCAAGACGCTGTTCCACCTGCCCGCCGCGAGCGCGGTCGACGTCATCGCCAAGGACGGCGGCAAGGGCGAGCTCGCGGCGCGCGTCGACGCGCTCGAGCGCGACGGCAAGCTGTCGACGGGCATCCACTGGCCCTTCTTCAGGAACGCCGACGCCACCGACCCCGCGGTCGCCGGCATCTGGGGCGCGCTCAAGGGGTCGGTGCTGACGATCTTCATCGCCTTCCTCATCGCCTTTCCGACCGGGGTGCTCGCCGCGCTCTACCTCGAGGAATATGCGCCGAAGAACCGCTGGACCGACCTGATCGAGGTGTCGATCAACAACCTCGCCGCGGTCCCCTCGATCATCTTCGGGCTGCTCGCGCTGGCGGTGTTCATCAACTGGTTCGGCCTGTGCCAGGCGAGCCCGCTCGTCGGCGGGCTGACGCTGGCGCTGATGACGATGCCGGTGATCGTCATCGCCAGCCGCAACGCGATCAAGGCGGTGCCGCCGTCGATCCGCGACGCGGCGCTCGGCGTCGGCGCCAGCCCGGTGCAGGTGGTGTTCCACCATGTCCTGCCGCTCGCGCTGCCCGGCATCCTGACCGGCACGATCATCGGCATGGCGCGCGCGCTGGGCGAGACCGCGCCGCTGCTCCTCGTCGGCATGCGCGCCTTCATCGGCGACGTGCCGGGCGGCATCTGTTCGCCCTCGACCGTGCTGCCGATGCAGATCTTCCTCTGGTCGGACGAGGTCGACCGCGGCTTCGTCGAAAAGACCTCGGCGGCGATCATCGTGCTGCTGATCGTGCTGCTGTCGATGAACGCCCTCGCCATCTATCTCCGCAACAAGTTCGAAAAACGCTGGTGA
- the pstC gene encoding phosphate ABC transporter permease subunit PstC — MTFNAAALLLLIVGLALIGWLAGRARSAMLAGRANARLHSRPQYHGWYVALWLFAPAVLFLGVWSAASPALITNDVLASPAAESLPAFGFERGAILSDARNVAQGRQAAVRLPAAAPLVAPYAAATHKYAWIGIAAMLALALAGGLYAFTRIRPDFRARTRVEKIVMGLLLLASLVAILTTFGIVLSLLFESIRFFRLVSPMELLFGTHWNPQSGAAVKDTFGGIPLFWGTVLIGAIIAMIVAIPIGMMTAVYLTQYAAPAVRKWVKPLLEILAGVPTVVYGYFAALTVAPALREFAVMLGIPNASTESALAAGIVMGVMIIPFVSSMADDSINAVPQAMRDGSLALGATPNETIRQVLIPAALPGVMGGILLAVSRAIGETMIVVMAAGLSANLTANPFASVTTVTAQIVKLLTGDQEFDSAKTLAAFALGLVLFIVTLLLNIVALRIVKKYREAYE, encoded by the coding sequence GTGACCTTCAACGCCGCCGCCTTGCTGCTCCTGATCGTCGGCCTCGCGCTGATCGGCTGGCTTGCCGGCCGCGCGCGCTCGGCGATGCTCGCGGGCCGCGCCAACGCCCGGCTGCATTCGCGCCCGCAATATCACGGCTGGTACGTCGCGCTGTGGCTGTTCGCCCCCGCGGTGCTGTTCCTCGGCGTGTGGAGCGCCGCGTCGCCCGCGCTCATCACCAACGACGTGCTGGCGAGCCCCGCCGCCGAGAGCCTGCCCGCCTTCGGTTTCGAGCGCGGCGCGATCCTGTCCGACGCGCGCAACGTCGCGCAGGGGCGCCAGGCCGCGGTGCGGCTGCCCGCCGCGGCGCCGCTGGTCGCGCCCTACGCCGCCGCGACGCACAAATATGCGTGGATCGGCATCGCCGCGATGCTCGCGCTCGCGCTCGCGGGGGGACTCTATGCCTTCACGCGGATCAGGCCCGATTTCCGCGCCCGCACGCGGGTCGAAAAGATCGTGATGGGGCTGTTGCTGCTCGCCTCGCTCGTCGCGATCCTCACCACCTTCGGCATCGTGCTGTCGCTGCTCTTCGAATCGATCCGCTTCTTCCGCCTCGTCTCGCCGATGGAGCTGCTGTTCGGCACCCACTGGAACCCGCAGAGCGGCGCCGCGGTCAAGGATACCTTCGGCGGCATCCCGCTGTTCTGGGGCACGGTGCTGATCGGCGCGATCATCGCGATGATCGTCGCGATCCCGATCGGCATGATGACCGCGGTGTACCTGACCCAATATGCCGCCCCCGCGGTGCGCAAATGGGTGAAGCCTTTGCTCGAGATCCTCGCCGGCGTGCCGACCGTCGTCTACGGCTATTTCGCCGCGCTGACCGTCGCCCCTGCCCTGCGCGAGTTCGCGGTGATGCTGGGCATTCCGAACGCCTCGACCGAAAGCGCGCTCGCCGCGGGCATCGTGATGGGGGTGATGATCATCCCCTTCGTCTCGTCGATGGCCGACGACAGCATCAACGCGGTGCCGCAGGCGATGCGCGACGGGTCGCTGGCGCTGGGCGCGACGCCGAACGAGACGATCCGCCAGGTGCTGATCCCCGCCGCGCTGCCCGGCGTGATGGGCGGCATCTTGCTCGCGGTCAGCCGCGCGATCGGCGAGACGATGATCGTCGTTATGGCCGCGGGGCTTTCGGCCAACCTCACCGCCAACCCCTTCGCCAGCGTCACCACGGTGACCGCGCAGATCGTCAAGCTGCTCACCGGCGACCAGGAATTCGACAGCGCCAAGACGCTCGCCGCCTTTGCGCTCGGTCTCGTGCTGTTCATCGTGACGCTGCTGCTCAACATCGTCGCGCTGCGCATCGTCAAAAAGTATCGCGAAGCTTATGAATAG
- a CDS encoding substrate-binding domain-containing protein, with the protein MIRKFTRSTGLLACAATAALTLSACQDQASSGGAARDYISAVGSSTVYPFATTVGERFAEATGNKKPKIDSTGTGGGFERFCSGVGGDTPDIINASRRMKKKEFDTCAKNGVTDIVEVQVGIDGIALGEASRGPGFKLSEEDVYKALAANPYGKPNTAKTWKDVNPALPAVAISIFGPPSTSGTYDAFKELIMGKGCDANPEMKALKDSDKDKHEAVCTGLRGAPFYVEQGENDNLIISKLDKNPTSLGIFGFSYLDANKDKIKAVPVQGVSPTYATIADGSYPGWRPLYIYVKKAHVGVIPGLADYVAEFLKGAGEGGYLGAKGLIVSPKEVAATAAANAKGMTPLNGADLK; encoded by the coding sequence ATGATCAGGAAATTCACCCGCTCCACCGGCCTGCTCGCCTGCGCCGCGACCGCCGCCCTGACGCTGTCGGCGTGCCAGGATCAGGCCTCCTCGGGCGGAGCCGCGCGCGATTATATCAGCGCCGTCGGCTCGTCGACCGTCTATCCCTTTGCCACCACCGTCGGCGAGCGCTTCGCCGAAGCGACCGGCAACAAGAAGCCCAAGATCGACAGCACCGGCACCGGCGGCGGCTTCGAGCGCTTCTGTTCGGGCGTCGGCGGCGACACCCCCGACATCATCAACGCCTCGCGCCGGATGAAGAAGAAGGAATTCGACACCTGCGCCAAGAACGGCGTCACCGACATCGTCGAGGTCCAGGTCGGCATCGACGGCATCGCGCTGGGCGAGGCGTCGCGCGGCCCCGGGTTCAAGCTGAGCGAGGAAGACGTCTACAAGGCGCTCGCGGCGAACCCCTATGGCAAGCCGAACACCGCGAAGACGTGGAAGGACGTCAACCCGGCGCTGCCCGCGGTCGCGATCTCGATCTTTGGCCCGCCGTCGACCAGCGGCACCTATGATGCGTTCAAGGAGCTGATCATGGGCAAGGGTTGCGACGCCAACCCCGAGATGAAGGCGCTGAAGGACAGCGACAAGGACAAGCACGAGGCGGTGTGCACCGGCCTGCGCGGCGCGCCCTTCTATGTCGAGCAGGGCGAGAACGACAATCTGATCATCTCGAAGCTCGACAAGAACCCGACCAGCCTCGGCATCTTCGGCTTTTCGTATCTCGATGCGAACAAGGACAAGATCAAGGCGGTGCCGGTGCAGGGCGTGTCGCCGACCTATGCGACGATCGCCGACGGCAGCTATCCCGGCTGGCGCCCGCTGTATATCTACGTCAAGAAGGCGCATGTCGGGGTGATCCCCGGGCTCGCCGACTATGTCGCCGAATTCCTGAAGGGTGCGGGCGAAGGCGGCTATCTGGGCGCCAAGGGCCTGATCGTGTCGCCGAAGGAGGTCGCCGCGACCGCCGCCGCGAACGCGAAGGGCATGACCCCGCTGAATGGCGCCGACCTCAAATAA
- a CDS encoding retron St85 family effector protein — MRHPLLSSSVELRKRMFALLREGLMVRRAGNLIFVCGGNAQTDLRPQFKSFSEYNLTEFQIFQPEFAMENYFSDMGGRQLDLGEFETLIGDLSHAIVIFPEAPGSFAETGYFSNIEKLAEKVILVLDADRQRNDSFIMMGPARNYEKTSKYSPNIQINYSDPDFSLISDRINRIGTSKTRKLLDVEDLEDPYDLFCLVYKIFDILNISTCDDMLFVLQAITKGHPPRKRARDIASILVGAGYLRPIGEFGHYIANAKDSSFVEMRKGHAAKELELRLEISDILMNGEPEFAELLMERANAH; from the coding sequence ATGCGACATCCGCTTCTGAGTTCTTCCGTTGAGCTTCGGAAGCGGATGTTCGCGTTGCTCCGGGAAGGCTTGATGGTCCGTAGAGCGGGGAACCTCATTTTCGTTTGTGGCGGCAATGCGCAGACAGATTTACGGCCACAGTTCAAATCATTCTCAGAATATAATTTGACTGAATTTCAAATATTTCAGCCAGAGTTTGCTATGGAGAATTATTTTTCCGACATGGGTGGAAGGCAGCTAGACCTTGGTGAGTTTGAAACTCTAATAGGGGATTTGTCTCACGCGATAGTAATATTTCCTGAGGCGCCCGGTTCTTTTGCGGAAACCGGTTATTTCTCGAATATAGAAAAACTGGCAGAGAAAGTCATTTTGGTACTGGATGCTGATCGCCAGAGAAATGATAGCTTCATAATGATGGGGCCAGCAAGAAATTATGAAAAAACATCAAAGTACTCACCAAACATTCAAATTAACTACAGTGATCCAGATTTTTCTTTAATATCTGATAGAATTAACAGAATAGGAACATCGAAAACTAGAAAACTTCTAGATGTGGAAGATCTGGAAGATCCTTACGATCTTTTTTGTCTCGTATACAAGATATTTGATATTCTCAATATATCTACCTGCGACGACATGCTTTTTGTTTTGCAGGCTATTACGAAAGGCCATCCTCCGCGCAAGCGGGCGCGAGATATCGCATCAATCCTAGTTGGCGCGGGCTACCTTCGCCCGATCGGGGAATTTGGCCATTATATCGCGAACGCGAAGGACAGTTCTTTTGTCGAAATGCGAAAAGGGCATGCGGCGAAGGAATTGGAGCTAAGGCTCGAGATTTCCGACATATTGATGAATGGCGAGCCGGAATTTGCGGAGCTTTTGATGGAGCGCGCAAATGCTCATTGA
- a CDS encoding retron St85 family RNA-directed DNA polymerase yields MLIDWLCAETGLQRERLIAFAASASKRYFVFRIKKRDGSERQIAHPAKPLKGIQRWLNSRVIKSWKVHDAATAYQRGASIRLNALRHAETNFTLRVDFKDFFPSFQAKGIEKFISDQPNGGKKFDKVDLKFITDIITRNGRLTIGSPSSPFITNAMMYSFDEEVSLFCDASGLVYTRYADDIFVSSHNPGNLAQAYDFLCSAANKFPYANLSINHNKTKFLSRKYRRTITGIVITSDRKISIGRPRKKEIKSLINSYIYGKLDDEKEMYLKGMVSFACDADNVFFLSLEKKYGKKVMGRLIG; encoded by the coding sequence ATGCTCATTGATTGGCTTTGCGCAGAAACTGGATTGCAGCGTGAGCGCTTGATTGCCTTTGCAGCTTCAGCGTCGAAAAGATATTTCGTATTCCGGATTAAGAAGCGTGATGGATCGGAGCGCCAAATTGCTCATCCTGCGAAACCCTTGAAGGGGATTCAGCGTTGGCTAAATTCTAGGGTTATCAAATCTTGGAAAGTGCATGACGCGGCGACTGCATATCAGCGAGGGGCTAGCATTAGATTAAACGCGCTGAGGCATGCGGAAACAAACTTTACGCTGCGAGTAGATTTCAAAGACTTCTTTCCTTCATTCCAGGCAAAGGGAATTGAGAAATTCATTTCAGACCAACCGAATGGAGGGAAAAAATTCGACAAGGTGGACTTAAAATTCATTACTGATATTATCACTCGAAATGGGAGATTGACAATAGGCTCTCCATCATCTCCTTTTATTACAAATGCGATGATGTATTCATTCGACGAAGAGGTATCGCTTTTTTGTGATGCTTCAGGTCTTGTATACACTAGATATGCAGATGATATTTTTGTATCGTCCCATAATCCGGGGAATCTGGCGCAGGCTTATGATTTCCTATGCTCTGCGGCTAATAAATTTCCTTATGCCAATCTTTCAATCAATCACAATAAGACTAAATTTCTTTCTAGAAAATACAGGAGGACAATAACTGGTATTGTTATCACTTCAGATCGGAAAATTTCGATTGGGAGGCCAAGAAAAAAAGAAATTAAATCATTAATTAACTCTTATATTTATGGTAAATTGGATGATGAAAAAGAGATGTACTTGAAGGGTATGGTTTCTTTTGCCTGTGATGCCGACAATGTTTTTTTTCTAAGTCTCGAAAAAAAATACGGGAAGAAAGTCATGGGCAGGCTAATAGGATAG